One Desulfatitalea tepidiphila genomic window, GTGGGTCAGGGAACCGGACTTGGTCTGAGTACGGTCTACGGCATCATCAAGGGGTTGGGCGGCGACATCACCCTGACCAGCGAGCAAGGCGCAGGTTCGGAATTTCAAATCCGCCTACCCATAGAAGAAATAGACAACACCAGCGTTCAATTTAATCATACTTTGTCTCAAAGGAGGTAACCATGCCCTTAACGAACGTGCTGATCGTCGACGACGAGGAACGATTTTTAAAGACCACCCAGACCCTGTTAGAAAAGGAGGGGTACAAAGTCTTCACGGCCGCCGACGGGTACAAGGGGCTCGATGCCCTGAAAGACAGACGCATCGATGTGGTCGTGCTGGATGTCAAAATGCCCGGCATGGACGGCGTCGAAGTCCTGAAGCGCATCAAGGCGGAACATCCTTTGGTGGAAGTGCTCATGCTCACCGGCCATGCCACCATGGAAACGGCCATCGACGGCCTCAAATTGGGCGCCTTCGATTATCTGACCAAACCCTGTGACATTGCCACCCTCAAGGAGAAGATCATGGCTGCCTATGACAAGCGGTCGGCCATGCTGGAAAAGATTCAAAAGGCCAAATTCGATCGTATCATCAGCCATCCCATGGAAGTCTTTTCCAAAGATGAATAGGACCGACCCGCACCGGTTTGTTACATGCAGGTATTAACCACTGAAGGAGAACGCAAAGGAGAATGGATCCCATGTCAACGAAGATACGCGTATTGATGGTGGACGACGAAGAACGCTTTCGTGAAACCACCGCCAAGCTCCTGACCAACCGGGGCTTTGAAACCACTATTGCCGGAAGTGGTGAGGAAGCGATTGAAATCATTCAAAACAAACCTCACGACGTTGTCGTGCTGGACATCAAGATGCCCGGTATGGATGGACACCAGGCCTTGTCGAAAATCAAGCACCTGCAGCCCGATGCCCAGGTGATCATGCTCACCGGGCATGGCACGCCCAATTCGGCCCGCGCCGCCTTGACCCAGGATGCCTTCGATTACTTGAGCAAACCTTGCGACATCGACATTCTTACGGCCAAGATCAACGCGGCCTACCTGGAGAAAAGGGGGGAAGGGAAAAAGGGGGGCCGACGAGAGAAAAAGGTTCGCGACATCATGATCCATGTCGAAGACTACTCCAAGGTATCGGTGGATGATACGGTCAAGGACGCCGTATCGACCCTCTTGACCTCCTTCAACAAATTCATCTCCAGCGGCCGCCTCATGGAGACCGGCCATCGCTCGCTGTTGGTTTACGATCGATCGGGCAAGCTTGCCGGCATCCTCAGCATCACCGATCTCAT contains:
- a CDS encoding sigma-54-dependent transcriptional regulator, with translation MPLTNVLIVDDEERFLKTTQTLLEKEGYKVFTAADGYKGLDALKDRRIDVVVLDVKMPGMDGVEVLKRIKAEHPLVEVLMLTGHATMETAIDGLKLGAFDYLTKPCDIATLKEKIMAAYDKRSAMLEKIQKAKFDRIISHPMEVFSKDE
- a CDS encoding CBS domain-containing protein; this encodes MSTKIRVLMVDDEERFRETTAKLLTNRGFETTIAGSGEEAIEIIQNKPHDVVVLDIKMPGMDGHQALSKIKHLQPDAQVIMLTGHGTPNSARAALTQDAFDYLSKPCDIDILTAKINAAYLEKRGEGKKGGRREKKVRDIMIHVEDYSKVSVDDTVKDAVSTLLTSFNKFISSGRLMETGHRSLLVYDRSGKLAGILSITDLMRALRPAYLSAAKPSMADSMQYSAMFWEGLFTTQARALANKKVGEIMSDTPISVDQESNLMEVANLMFTSRIRRLIVTDLNKKVVGVVREQEIFFEIANIII